A window of Vigna unguiculata cultivar IT97K-499-35 chromosome 4, ASM411807v1, whole genome shotgun sequence contains these coding sequences:
- the LOC114182562 gene encoding putative UPF0481 protein At3g02645 translates to MNEKLLDITFDYFESGNVCPIESPKHFTDLIRSSIISSSELGLGKPEEGKEVNHVYSASQLMEAGVKFKISPNKSLLDLSYSKRDGALSMPILNIDDITEVLFKNMMVYEQCHPSAGDIIRQYVEILDFLINTEKDVDILVNKKIIVNLTGDANKVVTVINNLTSNIPTPEFNSHYFSICNSLNEFYDNPRNKYKAIFIHEYFNTPWKIASTIAAIVLLLLTFIQTVCSILSLF, encoded by the coding sequence ATGAATGAGAAATTACTCGACATTACTTTCGACTATTTTGAGAGCGGAAACGTGTGTCCAATAGAGAGTCCAAAACACTTCACTGATTTGATAAGATCTTCTATAATATCATCATCAGAGCTTGGTCTTGGAAAACCCGAAGAAGGCAAAGAAGTTAATCATGTATACAGTGCAAGTCAACTAATGGAGGCAGGTGTTAAGTTCAAGATCAGTCCAAATAAAAGCTTACTTGACTTGAGCTATTCTAAACGTGATGGAGCATTGAGCATGCCAATCTTGAATATAGATGACATTACAGAAGTTTTGTTCAAGAATATGATGGTATATGAACAATGCCACCCTTCTGCTGGAGACATCATTAGACAATATGTAGAAATTCTTGATTTTCTTATCAATACTGAAAAAGATGTGGACATACTTgttaacaagaaaattattgtcAATTTGACGGGTGATGCTAATAAAGTGGTTACAGTGATTAATAATCTCACCTCAAATATTCCTACGCCAGAATTCAATTCACACTATTTCTCCATCTGCAATAGTTTGAATGAATTCTATGATAATCCTCGAAACAAGTATAAGGCTATCTTCATACATGAGTACTTCAACACTCCTTGGAAAATAGCATCTACAATTGCTGCAATTGTGCTACTTTTGCTCACCTTTATTCAGACCGTGTGTTCAATCCTCTCACTATTTTAG